A region of Cottoperca gobio unplaced genomic scaffold, fCotGob3.1 fCotGob3_333arrow_ctg1, whole genome shotgun sequence DNA encodes the following proteins:
- the LOC115005639 gene encoding nuclear receptor subfamily 4 group A member 1-like, translated as MTCIHPQHGSQLYENSLGSSELQTSDFISKLAVDMSGQFSAPSLPSISSLVDTNFDAYSCQFTAAPAHAPPSSGQETPFKLDDLQVYGCYPGAFTLSYPDEAASPGGSDYFGSPASTSSPSTPRFQSQHTSNWDSAFGPYSSSPGYWVAEDTSTPQEASFFTFGSVEDIPHLGQDPFSHPHPSALTFPALGMEQVRSLDSTEPLDGSLSPKLKSPAGNEGCCAVCGDKVGLYILASFYTKYDATHFLINTSSLLSVLLPKLPLFHGVRIFGINKY; from the exons ATGACTTGCATTCACCCCCAGCATGGATCTCAGCTGTATGAGAACAGCCTCGGCAGCTCGGAGCTTCAGACCTCAGACTTTATCTCTAAGCTGGCTGTGGATATGAGCGGCCAGTTCTCTGCTCCCTCCCTGCCCAGCATCAGCTCCCTGGTGGACACCAACTTTGATGCTTATTCATGTCAGTTCACCGCAGCCCCGGCCCACGCCCCCCCGTCGTCGGGCCAGGAGACCCCCTTCAAGCTGGATGACCTCCAGGTTTACGGCTGCTACCCCGGAGCCTTCACGCTGAGCTACCCCGACGAGGCTGCGTCCCCTGGTGGGTCAGATTATTTTGGCAGCCCCGCGTCGACCTCGTCTCCGTCAACCCCCCGGTTCCAGAGTCAGCATACGTCCAACTGGGATTCAGCCTTCGGGCCGTACTCGTCCAGCCCGGGATACTGGGTGGCAGAGGACACCTCAACACCACAGGAGGCGTCTTTCTTCACTTTTGGCTCGGTGGAAGATATTCCTCATTTGGGTCAGGATCCTTTCTCTCACCCTCACCCGTCTGCACTGACCTTCCCCGCCCTGGGGATGGAGCAGGTGCGGAGCCTCGACAGCACCGAGCCGCTGGATGGGAGCTTATCACCCAAGTTAAAGAGTCCCGCTGGAAACGAGGGCTGCTGCGCGGTTTGTGGGGACAAGGTCGGATT GTACATTCTCGCCAGTTTCTACACAAAATACGACGCCACGCATTTCCTGATCAACACGAGCTCCCTGCTGAGCGTCCTGCTCCCGAAGCTGCCTCTGTTTCACGGAGTACGGATATTTGGGATCAACAAGTACTAA